Proteins from one Setaria italica strain Yugu1 chromosome V, Setaria_italica_v2.0, whole genome shotgun sequence genomic window:
- the LOC101773548 gene encoding mitogen-activated protein kinase kinase 5-like, whose translation MYLSPERFKPDTREDVADVWGFGVTILELFLGRCSFLAPGGLPFEKLRLAIYDREPPLVLESPTAAAELLGFVITCLQKDLRRFTLFSSMASTPRSSLPPESTSID comes from the coding sequence aTGTACCTGAGCCCCGAGCGGTTCAAGCCCGACACCCGCGAGGACGTCGCCGATGTCTGGGGCTTTGGCGTCACAATCCTGGAGCTCTTCTTGGGACGGTGCTCTTTTCTAGCCCCAGGTGGGTTGCCGTTCGAGAAGCTGAGGCTCGCGATCTACGACAGGGAGCCACCGTTAGTGCTCGAgagcccgacggcggcggcggagctgcttGGGTTCGTCATCACGTGCCTGCAGAAGGACTTGAGGCGCTTTACGCTGTTCTCAAGCATGGCGAGTACGCCAAGGTCCTCCTTGCCGCCGGAGAGCACGAGCATCGACTAG
- the LOC101773961 gene encoding BTB/POZ and MATH domain-containing protein 3, translated as MAPSATPVRMSLTAAATREIIFDVEGYTATKTMSDGRGYFQSDKFTVGGYDWAVRYYPESGGVYVSVTLVLLSELSKDAGHEVRVRFVSVLQDRHGERPPERWRSASHVFSGYGQEWGFWRYVTHDVLEDPDFIVGDCFTLVCTVSVLQKPVLGG; from the coding sequence ATGGCTCCATCAGCTACCCCTGTTCGCATGAGCCTCACCGCAGCGGCAACCCGGGAGATCATCTTCGACGTCGAAGGCTACACCGCCACTAAGACGATGTCCGACGGCCGCGGGTACTTCCAGTCCGACAAGTTCACCGTCGGCGGCTACGACTGGGCCGTCCGCTACTACCCCGAAAGTGGCGGCGTCTACGTATCCGTCACCCTCGTGCTCCTCAGCGAGCTCAGCAAAGACGCCGGCCATGAGGTCCGGGTCAGGTTCGTCTCCGTGCTGCAGGACAGGCACGGCGAGCGGCCGCCGGAGAGGTGGAGGAGCGCGTCGCATGTGTTTTCAGGTTATGGCCAAGAGTGGGGCTTCTGGAGGTACGTCACGCACGATGTTCTGGAGGACCCCGATTTCATTGTGGGCGACTGCTTCACTTTGGTCTGCACCGTCTCTGTTCTTCAGAAGCCGGTCCTGGGCGGTTGA
- the LOC101774355 gene encoding sulfated surface glycoprotein 185-like translates to MSSVATVTPVTANLCPDDTGAAAPHFAAARVLPATCLLPNDMSPASSTTRPCTDAPIAANLRPNDTSTATLTSPPRPPRRPLPPQRYATGLLPDPAAGARPATPPPPPSTTPPPPPTSPPRLSSSSTHWPRVLPDPATAGASSAPPRARVAGRGLMSSLLM, encoded by the coding sequence ATGTCCTCTGTCGCCACCGTCACCCCCGTCACCGCCAACCTCTGCCCCGAcgacaccggcgccgccgccccccactTCGCTGCCGCGCGCGTCCTCCCTGCCACCTGCTTACTCCCCAACGACATGTCACCGGCCTCCTCCACGACCCGACCATGCACCGATGCCCCCATCGCCGCCAACCTCCGCCCCAACGACACCAGCACCGCCACCCTCActtcgccgccgcgtcctccccgccggccgcttCCTCCCCAACGATACGCCACTGGCCTCCTCCCCGACCCGGCTGCTGGCGCCCGCCCCGccactccgccgcctcctccctcgacgacgccgccgccgccccccactTCGCCGCCACggttgtcctcctcctccacccactGGCCGCGCGTCCTCCCCgacccggccaccgccggcgcctcctccgcccctccacgAGCGCGCGTGGCCGGCCGTGGGCTCATGTCTTCTCTACTGATGTAA